A region of Acidobacteriota bacterium DNA encodes the following proteins:
- a CDS encoding glycosyltransferase family 2 protein codes for MPFDTISAVLPAYDEEENIETATKRVADVLRSLDLRDWEVIIVDDGSVDRTGQIADRLSAADPSHIRVFHHNPNRGYAEALKTGFTSARHQLIFYTDSDNQFDVREITSLLALIDDADIVNGFRIYRFDPLTRLVLSWGFNLLVRVIFRIKVRDIDCAFKLFRREVFDKVSIESKKFFVDAEVLAKARYFGFRMAEVGVRHYPRPAGRSTIRASHIPATLIELGRMWINIHSKPRGKR; via the coding sequence ATGCCATTCGATACCATCTCAGCCGTGCTCCCGGCTTATGACGAAGAAGAGAACATCGAGACAGCTACGAAGCGAGTCGCTGACGTTCTTCGCTCGCTCGACCTGCGCGATTGGGAAGTGATCATCGTCGATGACGGTTCCGTAGATCGAACCGGGCAGATTGCCGATCGCCTTTCCGCCGCCGACCCCTCGCACATCCGCGTCTTTCATCACAACCCGAATCGCGGTTACGCCGAAGCGCTCAAGACCGGCTTTACAAGCGCGCGACATCAACTTATTTTCTACACCGACTCGGACAATCAGTTCGACGTCCGCGAGATCACCAGTCTGCTGGCGCTCATTGACGACGCCGATATCGTGAATGGGTTTCGCATCTACCGCTTCGACCCGTTGACGCGGCTGGTGCTTTCGTGGGGGTTCAATCTCCTGGTCAGGGTCATATTCAGGATCAAAGTTCGCGACATCGACTGCGCGTTCAAGCTGTTTCGGCGCGAGGTGTTTGACAAGGTAAGTATCGAATCGAAGAAGTTCTTCGTCGATGCGGAGGTCCTCGCGAAAGCTAGATACTTCGGCTTTCGAATGGCCGAAGTAGGAGTGCGGCATTATCCAAGGCCCGCTGGCCGCTCGACGATCCGCGCGAGCCATATTCCGGCGACGCTTATTGAGCTCGGCCGTATGTGGATCAACATCCACTCGAAGCCTCGAGGGAAGCGCTAA
- a CDS encoding oligosaccharide flippase family protein, translating to MAAEELKPAASTDNIAAIAGRGTIYITAAKVWFMVSGYGIHFVLPRLMTTEQFGIYQVVVGVVSIINAVIITGTYQTVSKRISEDEQSAGSVKATALKLQVLVGGGASLAFFLLAPLVAKYLNDPRLVNYLRLSSLITLCYSFYAVFTGYFNGRKRFLTQASLDAAYSTFKLTFVVLLVWLGFGVAGGISGFAFAAATVLVLSAIIARNGDRRREVRVRDLLGFQSYLLLFTLAMNLLQKTDLILVKALSSPDATVASENAAHYGAAINVANITYQVIISATFVIFPLVSEATFAKDREKTRAYVTNTLRYTLIVMALVATLFSANAPGVLSLVYPQNYQAGSIALSIVAYGMLLFGLLYVVTTIISASGHPAVSLLIGVVTLGASAGLNAVLIPRYGLVGAAAATTVSMLGGAVAGCVYLKLKFGALLSPVSGVRIAAAAGAVYGASLLFAPSARLMIVAKLVALTVVYVGALIASGEMAGKDLRLIQRIVKPR from the coding sequence TTGGCAGCAGAAGAATTGAAGCCGGCAGCGTCAACGGATAACATCGCGGCGATCGCCGGGCGAGGAACAATCTACATCACCGCCGCCAAGGTCTGGTTCATGGTGAGCGGCTACGGCATTCATTTCGTCCTTCCTCGGTTGATGACCACCGAGCAGTTCGGGATCTATCAGGTTGTGGTCGGCGTGGTGTCGATCATCAACGCGGTCATCATCACCGGCACTTACCAGACTGTATCGAAGCGCATCTCCGAAGATGAACAGAGCGCCGGCTCGGTAAAGGCGACGGCGCTCAAGCTGCAGGTGCTGGTTGGAGGCGGCGCGTCACTCGCGTTTTTTCTGCTCGCGCCACTCGTCGCGAAGTATCTGAACGATCCGCGGCTTGTAAACTATCTTAGGCTATCTTCGCTCATCACTCTCTGCTACTCGTTCTACGCGGTGTTCACCGGATATTTCAATGGACGCAAAAGATTTCTTACCCAGGCGTCGCTCGACGCGGCCTATTCGACCTTCAAGCTCACCTTCGTAGTGTTGTTGGTCTGGCTCGGCTTCGGTGTCGCTGGAGGCATCAGCGGCTTTGCTTTCGCCGCCGCCACAGTGCTCGTGCTCTCGGCGATCATTGCGCGAAATGGGGATCGAAGAAGGGAAGTGCGAGTGCGTGATCTGCTGGGGTTTCAGAGTTATCTGTTGCTGTTCACGCTGGCGATGAACTTGCTGCAGAAGACTGACCTGATTCTAGTCAAGGCGCTGTCGTCGCCGGACGCAACCGTGGCGAGCGAGAACGCGGCGCACTACGGCGCGGCCATCAACGTCGCCAACATAACCTATCAAGTGATCATATCCGCGACATTCGTCATCTTTCCGCTGGTGTCAGAGGCAACGTTTGCGAAGGATCGCGAGAAGACCCGGGCTTACGTCACTAACACGCTCCGCTACACACTGATCGTCATGGCTTTGGTTGCCACTCTGTTTTCGGCTAATGCACCGGGAGTGTTGAGCCTGGTATACCCACAGAACTATCAGGCCGGCAGCATTGCGTTGAGCATAGTAGCCTACGGAATGCTGCTGTTCGGATTGTTGTATGTTGTCACAACGATCATCTCCGCAAGCGGCCACCCGGCGGTCTCTTTGCTGATTGGGGTGGTGACGCTCGGAGCCAGCGCCGGATTGAATGCTGTTTTGATTCCGCGTTACGGATTGGTGGGAGCGGCGGCGGCAACTACCGTATCAATGCTTGGAGGCGCTGTTGCCGGGTGCGTTTATTTGAAGCTGAAATTCGGCGCGTTGTTGTCGCCGGTGTCCGGGGTGCGGATTGCTGCCGCTGCCGGCGCCGTCTACGGGGCTTCGCTTCTGTTCGCTCCTTCCGCAAGGTTGATGATAGTGGCTAAGCTCGTCGCTCTGACTGTGGTGTACGTGGGCGCGCTCATAGCCAGCGGGGAGATGGCCGGAAAAGACTTAAGGTTGATCCAGCGAATAGTCAAACCAAGATAA
- a CDS encoding protein kinase, translated as MKLSDKNAIDELVGTLLDDKYRLEEKLGEGGMGIVYRATHIQMSNTVAVKLLHPRLASDSTVVELFRREARAAAQIRHPNALVVTDFGVTRDAGIPYVVMEFLEGEDLRHKLKRHRQLDFEEAFRILSQTCAAVSAAHARGVIHGDLKPDNIWLIKTEPEMQGVKVLNFGIAKLKAGTDSENLAQKGMIVGTPSYMSPEQCRGEEVDAASDVYSLGVILYEMLTGQVPFDGSAPLTVVLKHITETPRRLRELRPDIPEEVERVVMRSLEKRPADRQKSAVQLAQEFEAALHGATRTVVLSARDRTAGSPVPSAALPPIESHTADSETKPLYLDENVQFTVYRPQTVQPLVWSTLLAFAHLSERQPDANENEPDPIEEVQRQAQRLLGERIEDYQKIVHDSSQAVPREGEITFMPAVPGIEFNPPSRTFKWQESVHREDFRLRAPQSLDGQTARGRLCVFLGSILLAEVTLTIRVDSAQTLEPASFDPASARCYRKIFASYSHLDSVIVDQFEHFVQAFGDEYLRDVSHLRAGEVWSDRLEKMIIEADIFQLFWSTNSMGSEFVRREWEFALSRRQPNFIRPTYWEEPLPSAPEKDLPPEALSRLHFQRLSVAGVAPPAHPRTQPSVGSPPMRAEPVAASKAREAPAPGGAAAPPPAPVMEWVLCGHCAEKVGSDDVFCAHCGSRQPTPGSAAAAGCAYVGAGPPDRITAELVVVGTPTGSLAEDAPAARKFDDRDWSHHRIRSRPKSLLARRLVRLAVIVLVSSVVFAGLFSYTRAWESSISIDTVETRAKVYRGDQLIGTTPLVFQVPTGQRVKLTLKADGYVDKDVEFTAAAGKSNFTFLMERTK; from the coding sequence ATGAAGCTCAGTGACAAGAACGCGATTGACGAACTCGTGGGCACTCTGCTCGACGACAAATACAGGCTTGAAGAGAAACTCGGCGAAGGCGGAATGGGGATCGTGTACCGGGCCACCCACATCCAGATGTCAAACACGGTTGCCGTCAAGTTACTGCACCCGCGTCTAGCCTCAGACTCGACGGTTGTGGAACTCTTCCGGCGCGAAGCGCGCGCGGCTGCTCAAATCCGTCACCCTAATGCCCTGGTAGTCACCGACTTTGGAGTCACGAGAGACGCTGGAATCCCTTACGTGGTGATGGAATTCCTCGAAGGCGAGGACCTGAGACACAAGTTAAAGCGACACCGTCAGCTCGACTTCGAAGAAGCCTTCCGAATACTGAGTCAGACTTGCGCGGCCGTGTCCGCCGCTCATGCCAGAGGCGTGATCCATGGAGACCTGAAACCCGACAACATCTGGCTAATCAAAACCGAGCCGGAAATGCAGGGTGTCAAGGTGCTCAACTTCGGTATCGCAAAGTTGAAAGCAGGTACGGATTCGGAGAACCTGGCGCAGAAGGGAATGATCGTCGGAACGCCCTCCTACATGTCGCCCGAACAGTGTCGCGGTGAAGAAGTCGATGCTGCTTCAGACGTCTACAGTCTCGGTGTGATTCTCTACGAGATGCTCACCGGGCAGGTGCCGTTTGATGGCTCTGCGCCGCTGACAGTAGTGCTCAAGCACATCACCGAAACTCCCCGCCGATTGCGCGAACTGCGGCCAGATATTCCCGAAGAGGTTGAGAGGGTAGTTATGCGCTCGCTTGAGAAGAGGCCAGCAGACCGGCAGAAATCGGCGGTCCAGTTGGCGCAAGAATTCGAAGCCGCGCTACATGGCGCGACCAGGACTGTAGTTCTATCTGCGCGCGATAGAACTGCGGGCTCGCCCGTTCCGTCAGCCGCGCTACCTCCGATTGAGTCTCACACCGCTGATTCTGAAACGAAGCCTCTCTACCTGGACGAGAATGTTCAGTTCACGGTCTACCGGCCACAGACGGTCCAGCCGCTCGTCTGGTCAACCTTGCTTGCCTTCGCTCACCTGTCGGAGCGACAGCCCGATGCAAACGAGAATGAGCCTGATCCGATCGAAGAGGTTCAGAGGCAGGCGCAGCGCCTACTCGGGGAAAGAATCGAGGACTACCAGAAAATCGTCCATGATAGTTCGCAGGCTGTTCCGCGCGAGGGTGAGATTACGTTTATGCCCGCGGTGCCGGGAATCGAATTCAATCCGCCAAGCCGAACCTTCAAGTGGCAAGAGAGCGTGCACCGCGAAGACTTCAGGCTTCGGGCGCCGCAGTCGCTGGACGGGCAAACGGCGCGCGGCCGGCTGTGCGTTTTTCTTGGGAGCATTTTGCTCGCGGAAGTCACACTTACCATCCGAGTTGACAGCGCGCAAACGCTCGAACCCGCAAGCTTCGACCCGGCCTCCGCGCGCTGCTATCGAAAAATCTTCGCGTCGTACTCGCACCTGGACTCGGTGATAGTCGATCAGTTCGAGCACTTCGTTCAAGCATTCGGAGATGAGTACCTGCGCGACGTAAGTCATCTGCGCGCCGGGGAAGTATGGAGCGACCGGTTGGAGAAGATGATCATCGAAGCGGACATCTTTCAGCTCTTCTGGTCGACGAACTCGATGGGCTCTGAGTTTGTGAGGCGTGAATGGGAATTTGCATTGTCGCGTCGCCAGCCCAATTTCATTCGGCCTACCTACTGGGAAGAACCATTGCCGTCCGCGCCTGAGAAGGACTTGCCACCGGAAGCTTTATCGCGGTTGCACTTTCAGCGGCTAAGCGTAGCCGGCGTCGCGCCTCCCGCCCACCCTCGCACCCAGCCATCAGTTGGCTCTCCTCCGATGCGCGCTGAGCCGGTTGCCGCTTCAAAGGCGCGCGAGGCGCCGGCGCCGGGCGGCGCTGCGGCTCCTCCGCCCGCGCCCGTGATGGAGTGGGTTCTCTGTGGACACTGCGCTGAAAAGGTTGGATCCGACGATGTCTTTTGTGCTCATTGCGGCTCTCGTCAGCCAACTCCGGGGAGCGCGGCCGCTGCAGGCTGCGCCTATGTGGGGGCGGGACCGCCCGATCGCATCACCGCGGAGCTTGTGGTCGTTGGCACACCCACCGGGTCGCTCGCCGAGGATGCTCCAGCAGCGCGGAAGTTCGACGATCGTGATTGGTCGCATCACCGGATTCGCTCACGCCCGAAGTCTCTATTGGCTCGCCGGCTTGTTCGGCTAGCCGTAATAGTATTGGTCTCTAGTGTGGTGTTTGCGGGTCTGTTCTCTTACACAAGAGCATGGGAGTCATCTATCTCGATCGACACCGTGGAAACGCGAGCCAAAGTTTATCGTGGTGATCAGCTCATCGGCACAACACCTCTTGTCTTTCAAGTCCCAACCGGCCAACGCGTCAAGCTGACGTTAAAGGCTGATGGCTATGTCGATAAGGATGTAGAGTTCACTGCGGCAGCGGGTAAGTCAAACTTCACGTTTTTGATGGAGCGAACTAAATGA
- a CDS encoding DUF983 domain-containing protein, protein MEIARARRHLIRGLTLKCPACGLGQLYQSFFKMRRECYYCGLVFAREQGYFVGAIYLNVAATESFIFITYLAFILAHRTADQITYTVLFALALLLPVIFNRHARSLWLSLDSLLDPPAPSTRCAQ, encoded by the coding sequence GTGGAAATCGCACGAGCGAGAAGGCATTTGATTCGCGGCTTGACGCTGAAGTGTCCGGCGTGTGGACTCGGTCAGCTTTACCAATCTTTCTTCAAGATGCGCCGCGAGTGTTACTATTGCGGGCTGGTCTTTGCCCGTGAGCAAGGGTACTTCGTGGGGGCGATCTATCTGAACGTTGCAGCAACTGAATCCTTTATCTTCATCACCTACCTCGCCTTCATTCTCGCGCACCGAACTGCGGACCAGATCACTTATACAGTTTTGTTCGCCCTCGCGTTGCTGCTTCCGGTCATTTTCAACCGGCACGCCCGTAGCCTTTGGCTCAGCCTCGACTCTTTGCTCGATCCGCCGGCGCCATCAACTCGCTGCGCACAATAG
- a CDS encoding lysylphosphatidylglycerol synthase transmembrane domain-containing protein has protein sequence MTRQDAEQPVSGVKRADTRRGVKLRGLVQVVIGIGALTFVVMKSDARGLIEALKNTRVIYLPLAVAASFAVTWLMAYRWGTILAASGLRFKTRRLFAYYLIGIFFTCFVPGGGVSGDVARLIYADREARDKALVLSTVVYERLVGVFTLLLIGLAATLMTRAYGQTDPMIYVSETILGVAFIAIAMLMSDYVSSRLARIIRAIGRRIRTVRLAEAAARTLESVSQLRRDGALLFRTLVISVLIRIVWSLGCYVVAWAMRLPVELLTVFAFISLVDLVRLMPISVGGLGVREWAMIALFGSVGIAREQALTFSILAFAPVYLNAILGGILYISTAKVRGASDKPATY, from the coding sequence ATGACGAGGCAAGATGCGGAACAACCCGTATCCGGCGTTAAGCGCGCGGACACTCGCCGTGGAGTCAAGTTGCGCGGTTTGGTGCAGGTAGTGATCGGCATCGGGGCGCTCACGTTCGTGGTGATGAAATCGGACGCACGCGGCCTGATTGAAGCGCTCAAGAACACGCGGGTCATCTATCTGCCGCTTGCCGTAGCCGCCTCCTTTGCGGTGACCTGGCTGATGGCTTATCGATGGGGAACTATTCTGGCCGCGAGCGGCCTTCGCTTCAAGACACGGCGTCTGTTTGCCTACTACCTGATCGGCATTTTCTTCACGTGCTTCGTTCCGGGCGGAGGTGTGAGCGGCGACGTGGCGCGCTTGATCTATGCTGACCGCGAAGCGCGCGACAAGGCGTTAGTGCTGTCGACTGTGGTTTACGAACGGCTGGTCGGAGTCTTTACGCTATTGCTGATCGGGCTGGCCGCGACGCTGATGACTCGCGCGTATGGGCAGACGGACCCGATGATCTACGTCAGCGAAACGATTTTGGGAGTTGCGTTCATCGCGATAGCGATGTTGATGAGCGACTATGTTTCGTCGCGGCTGGCGCGAATCATCCGGGCAATTGGCCGGCGGATTAGAACGGTCCGATTGGCCGAAGCCGCGGCGCGAACGCTCGAATCGGTGTCACAGTTGAGGCGCGACGGAGCCTTGCTGTTTCGAACCTTGGTGATTTCGGTCTTGATCCGAATCGTGTGGAGTCTGGGGTGCTATGTGGTCGCGTGGGCGATGAGACTGCCGGTCGAACTGCTGACGGTGTTTGCGTTCATCTCTCTGGTTGATCTGGTAAGGCTGATGCCGATTTCAGTCGGCGGACTGGGCGTGCGAGAGTGGGCAATGATCGCGCTGTTTGGAAGCGTAGGCATAGCGCGCGAGCAGGCGCTGACGTTTTCTATTCTGGCATTCGCACCTGTCTACCTGAATGCAATCCTCGGCGGCATCCTTTATATATCGACAGCAAAAGTCAGAGGTGCGTCCGACAAGCCGGCAACCTATTAG
- a CDS encoding glycosyltransferase family 2 protein: MYRGQSVAVVMPVHNEETHIEPAIKRVPAFVDLIVAVDDGSTDDTWKVLGRLTDKRLTTVRHRTNRGVGAATKTGYRIVLNSQIDLIAVMDGDGQMDGRDLADLLDCAITRADYVKGNRFLDKVSITSMPRLRYLGNRFFSWLARNAAAFDGSVDAHCGYAVVRNQALKRLALDEMYDRYGFPTEMFFAARRAGLVVESVPVKTVYGDEVSGINPYSTIPAILYLIVRGYIRRRRLTKSDASVLAFPPVVADPAEFHLEAHLEA; this comes from the coding sequence ATGTATCGAGGCCAAAGCGTCGCAGTAGTGATGCCCGTGCACAACGAGGAAACTCACATCGAGCCGGCCATCAAACGAGTGCCGGCATTTGTCGATCTTATCGTGGCGGTTGACGACGGAAGCACTGATGACACGTGGAAGGTGCTTGGTCGATTAACGGATAAGCGACTAACAACAGTCAGACACAGAACCAATCGCGGCGTCGGCGCCGCTACGAAGACCGGCTATCGAATAGTGCTGAACTCCCAAATTGACTTGATTGCCGTGATGGATGGAGACGGCCAGATGGACGGGCGCGACCTGGCCGATTTGCTTGATTGCGCGATCACGCGGGCCGATTACGTAAAGGGAAACAGGTTCTTGGACAAAGTAAGCATCACGTCAATGCCTCGGTTGCGTTATCTCGGCAACCGGTTCTTTAGCTGGTTGGCGCGAAACGCCGCGGCGTTCGACGGCAGCGTGGACGCTCACTGCGGTTATGCGGTCGTTCGCAATCAAGCCCTGAAGCGCCTCGCACTCGATGAGATGTATGATCGCTACGGCTTTCCGACCGAGATGTTTTTCGCGGCGCGCCGTGCGGGCCTTGTGGTTGAAAGCGTACCGGTCAAGACCGTCTACGGTGACGAGGTGTCGGGCATCAACCCTTATAGCACGATACCAGCGATACTCTACCTTATCGTCCGGGGCTACATTCGACGACGCCGGTTAACAAAGTCAGATGCGAGCGTCCTGGCTTTCCCGCCCGTTGTTGCCGACCCCGCAGAGTTCCATCTTGAAGCCCATCTTGAAGCATAG
- a CDS encoding sulfatase-like hydrolase/transferase, whose amino-acid sequence MSTPAAPPLPNISSSAETDQDDKRPLLFVSLRNHALVGAAASSLLALIELTDLSVQLTPVFQSFLERAIFCVYFSLNVAGGLVIGVFVGLFAYAASLLKRTAQRVMARGNPVKLIHKLIAGAGLSALFAFVLNQQPQVHAYIVEIIREAEKIESLTEPLLNHERAASYLILIVLVIACSIVWMATLALSRSRPQMRALWVLSLVALIACAYYVDSRFETQQYGTSIHRSMFLLSTALSMSLIGSMFGSLFGSLFGSTPGSIVFHPPSLPFWPALGSPIRTAALIVVPILLIASVAFTFAHFDKNQNLKTQISYRTSQAKQYFKLAQWALDFDRDGYSSYLGGGDCDDRRADINPRQVEVVGDGVDHNCIGGELTQQDIADWNLEHSSLHKPPEASARRLNVIYVFIDALRADHLGAYGYNRKTSPNLDKLAARSSLFENAYTPAPNTFEALPKFTQGTYWDAHVETWPEIMARNGYDALLFPRRISTLLRHVRGMSVVESARVGTFEGTIDAAIKVLVDTPPDRPFCAYLYSTDTHRPYKPHEDFYYGPSIADLYDGEIAYLDFHLGRLFDSMEKAGRLDDTIVVIMADHGESLGERGVYKHSSQLYDEQARVPMIIHLPGLPARLITDYVSTIDLGPTILNAVGLDYPKECAGVSLAPLMRGEPFTHPPVYGEQTTQEVSPFVRPEQQLDPGQKKYMIITQDGFKLIYNRDAYNFELFNLKTDPAELRNLFDQMPERAAEMKKLLGRFIDVVTVSRPRDADESQYFFGPTGEVREAK is encoded by the coding sequence TTGTCCACTCCAGCAGCTCCGCCTCTTCCCAACATAAGCTCAAGTGCGGAAACCGATCAGGACGACAAGCGGCCGCTGCTCTTCGTCTCGCTACGCAATCACGCGCTCGTGGGCGCCGCCGCCTCGTCGTTACTCGCTTTAATCGAGCTTACGGACTTGAGTGTTCAGCTCACGCCGGTGTTTCAGTCGTTCCTCGAGCGAGCAATCTTTTGTGTGTATTTCAGCTTGAATGTCGCGGGAGGCCTGGTCATCGGCGTTTTCGTTGGATTGTTTGCTTATGCGGCCTCGCTTTTGAAGAGAACAGCGCAGCGGGTTATGGCAAGAGGAAACCCGGTGAAGTTGATTCACAAGCTCATCGCCGGCGCCGGGCTTTCTGCGCTTTTTGCGTTCGTGCTCAATCAACAGCCCCAGGTTCACGCGTACATTGTCGAGATAATCCGGGAAGCCGAGAAGATTGAATCTTTGACCGAGCCGCTCCTGAATCACGAAAGGGCGGCGTCATACTTGATATTGATTGTCCTGGTTATCGCTTGCTCGATCGTGTGGATGGCAACCCTGGCGTTGAGCCGCTCCAGGCCCCAAATGCGAGCACTATGGGTTTTGAGCCTCGTGGCCCTGATCGCGTGCGCTTACTATGTGGACTCTCGCTTTGAGACGCAGCAATATGGTACTTCGATACATCGTTCGATGTTCCTGTTAAGCACGGCTCTTAGCATGTCCCTAATCGGCTCGATGTTCGGCTCGCTGTTTGGCTCCCTCTTTGGCTCGACGCCCGGCTCGATTGTTTTTCATCCGCCATCTCTACCGTTTTGGCCGGCCCTCGGGTCCCCGATCAGAACTGCGGCGCTAATCGTTGTCCCCATTCTGCTGATCGCGTCCGTGGCTTTTACCTTCGCTCACTTTGACAAGAACCAGAACCTCAAGACTCAGATCTCTTATCGCACCAGCCAGGCCAAACAATACTTCAAGCTTGCGCAGTGGGCGTTGGACTTTGACCGTGACGGTTATTCTTCATATCTTGGCGGCGGGGATTGTGATGACCGCCGTGCTGACATCAATCCGCGTCAGGTCGAGGTTGTCGGCGACGGCGTTGATCACAATTGCATCGGCGGCGAGTTGACGCAACAAGACATCGCCGATTGGAATCTCGAACATAGTTCCCTTCACAAACCGCCCGAGGCATCTGCCAGGCGGTTGAACGTGATCTACGTTTTCATAGACGCACTCAGGGCCGATCACTTGGGCGCGTACGGTTACAACAGAAAAACGAGCCCCAACCTCGACAAACTTGCCGCTCGCTCTTCGTTGTTCGAGAACGCTTACACGCCGGCGCCCAACACCTTTGAAGCATTGCCCAAGTTTACGCAGGGAACGTATTGGGACGCGCATGTTGAAACCTGGCCCGAGATCATGGCTCGCAATGGATACGATGCCCTGCTCTTTCCGCGCCGCATTTCGACTCTGCTGCGGCACGTGAGGGGAATGAGTGTCGTTGAGAGCGCCAGGGTTGGGACGTTTGAGGGGACTATTGATGCGGCGATCAAGGTGTTAGTAGACACACCACCCGATCGCCCGTTCTGCGCTTACCTTTATTCGACCGATACCCACAGGCCCTACAAGCCGCACGAGGATTTTTATTACGGGCCTTCGATCGCCGATCTCTATGACGGCGAGATTGCTTATCTGGATTTCCATCTGGGCCGATTGTTTGACTCAATGGAGAAGGCCGGCAGGCTGGACGACACCATCGTAGTCATAATGGCGGACCACGGCGAATCGCTGGGCGAGCGAGGCGTCTATAAGCACTCGTCGCAATTGTATGACGAGCAGGCCCGCGTACCGATGATAATTCACTTACCCGGTTTGCCGGCGCGGTTGATTACGGACTACGTCAGCACGATCGATCTCGGACCGACCATATTGAATGCCGTCGGACTCGACTATCCAAAAGAGTGTGCTGGGGTGAGCCTGGCGCCGTTGATGCGCGGCGAGCCGTTCACTCATCCGCCGGTGTACGGAGAGCAGACGACGCAGGAAGTCTCTCCATTCGTTCGTCCCGAGCAACAGCTCGACCCAGGGCAAAAGAAGTACATGATTATCACGCAGGATGGATTCAAGCTGATCTACAACCGGGACGCCTACAACTTCGAGCTATTCAACCTGAAAACCGACCCGGCTGAGCTTCGCAACCTGTTCGACCAGATGCCCGAGAGGGCCGCCGAGATGAAGAAGCTGCTGGGCCGATTCATCGACGTGGTTACCGTAAGCAGACCGCGGGACGCAGATGAGAGCCAGTATTTCTTCGGCCCGACCGGCGAGGTTCGGGAAGCGAAGTAA
- a CDS encoding glycosyltransferase family 4 protein, giving the protein MKPILKHSHKPKLLMLTSSFPSSPDDETCGYIRDFARALSVEFSVTVLAPRDRSAVEWPPRHAYTAFTLKRCRPVLPLLLDPFQAGRDLNQLASANLLVKLAALISLLCFFAHAFVLALRADAICSHWMVPSGVIGAAISRLLGKPHVVVEHSGAVHLLERMRGGRSIARFVAACSERIVTVSAGLKRKLIKLCPEAAAKAEVVPMGINRPEAICSRPNGQSVIDPSGTVATFTILFVGRLIEIKGLDVLLKAMKGIDGLRLIVAGDGELRNGLESMASDLAINARFIGRVGALEREELLSVCDAVVIPSRVLAGGRTEGMPVVCLEAFSAGRVVIASRAGGLAEAIADGENGLLFEPGDCRMLSEKLKLVLSSDRLRRKIEENARCTAEAYDWSRIGAQFSAIIKSSLEKNDSIGSRRIEAGSVNG; this is encoded by the coding sequence TTGAAGCCCATCTTGAAGCATAGTCACAAGCCAAAGCTGTTGATGCTGACGAGCTCGTTTCCATCCTCGCCCGACGACGAAACGTGTGGCTACATTCGAGACTTCGCCCGCGCCCTTTCTGTAGAGTTTAGTGTTACCGTTCTCGCGCCGCGTGATCGCAGCGCAGTTGAATGGCCCCCCCGCCATGCGTACACCGCGTTCACGCTCAAACGATGCCGCCCCGTTTTGCCGCTCCTGCTGGACCCTTTTCAGGCCGGTCGCGATCTGAATCAGTTGGCGTCTGCAAACTTGCTGGTGAAGCTCGCCGCCCTGATCTCACTACTCTGTTTTTTCGCGCACGCCTTCGTCCTGGCCTTGCGAGCCGACGCAATCTGCTCGCACTGGATGGTGCCCTCGGGAGTCATCGGCGCTGCGATCTCGCGCCTGCTCGGAAAGCCTCATGTTGTCGTCGAGCACTCAGGTGCGGTTCACCTTCTCGAGCGAATGCGCGGCGGGCGCAGCATCGCGAGGTTCGTCGCCGCTTGCAGCGAACGAATCGTGACGGTCAGCGCCGGCTTGAAGCGCAAGCTTATTAAGTTGTGCCCGGAGGCTGCGGCTAAGGCTGAAGTAGTGCCGATGGGAATCAATCGTCCGGAGGCGATTTGCAGCAGGCCAAACGGGCAATCTGTGATTGATCCTTCAGGTACTGTTGCTACCTTCACGATCTTGTTCGTCGGGCGGCTCATCGAGATCAAGGGGCTCGATGTTCTGTTGAAAGCGATGAAAGGGATTGACGGCTTGCGTCTGATTGTCGCCGGCGACGGGGAACTGCGAAACGGACTCGAAAGCATGGCGAGTGATCTAGCGATCAACGCGAGATTCATCGGCCGAGTTGGCGCGCTGGAAAGGGAAGAGTTGCTTTCGGTTTGCGACGCGGTTGTGATTCCGTCTCGCGTTCTTGCCGGCGGCCGGACTGAGGGTATGCCGGTCGTTTGCCTGGAGGCGTTTAGTGCCGGTCGCGTTGTGATTGCTTCGAGAGCCGGAGGGCTTGCCGAGGCGATAGCCGATGGTGAGAATGGATTGCTCTTCGAGCCTGGCGATTGCCGGATGCTCAGCGAAAAGTTGAAGCTCGTCCTAAGCAGTGATAGGTTGCGGCGGAAGATCGAAGAGAACGCGCGCTGCACGGCTGAGGCTTACGATTGGTCGCGGATTGGAGCTCAGTTCAGCGCGATCATTAAAAGCTCGCTAGAGAAGAATGACTCAATTGGCAGCAGAAGAATTGAAGCCGGCAGCGTCAACGGATAA